Below is a window of Bacillota bacterium DNA.
TGCCGAGTCGTCACCGTTAAGGTGCCCCGATCCAGCGGCATCGACCGGCATGGCACAGGCCATCGACCAGGCCCGCGATTCGGGCGATTCCCTGGGCGGGGTCTTTGAAGTCGCCGCCCTTAACGTGCCCCCGGGCCTCGGGAGTTACGTTCACTGGGACAGGAGACTCGACGCCAGGCTTGCCGCAGCCGTCATGAGCATAGGCAGCGTGAAAGCAGTGGAGATCGGTGAGGGGTTCGCCCTGGCGCAGTTAAGAGGAAGCGCGACTCATGACCACATAGTCAGGGATCCGGAGTCCGGCGCGGAAGGCGCCGTGCAGAACGCGTTCCTGCCCCACTACCTCCGCAGGAGCTCGAACAGGGCGGGAGGCATCGAAGGCGGCGTGACCAACGGGGAGCCGGTGTTCGTGAGGGCCGCCGTCAAACCCGTGCCGACACTGCAGGAGCCCCTGCCATCGGTAGATCTTCAAACCGGCCAATGCCGCCCGGCTCACAGAGAGAGGTCGGACGTATGCATCGTGGGCTCCGCTGCGGTGGTTGCCGAAGCCATGATCGCCCTGGTCATCGCCGATGCGTGGCTCGAGAGGTTCGGCGGAGATGTGATCCGCGCAGATGACTTGCCCCAAACCGACTCGAGGGCGGTGGACAGATCATGAAGAACATCCTTCTGATCGGTTTTATGGGCACCGGAAAAAGTACGGTGGGGCGAATGCTCGCTCGTGCCCTAAACAGGCGCTTCGTGGATACGGACACCCTGGTTGAACGCATCGCCGGGATGGCGATCCCCGAGATATTCTCCCGCATGGGCGAACCGGCGTTCCGCGAGCTCGAGGCGCGGGCTGTGCGAACTGCTGCCGAATTGAGGGACGTAGTGATAGCAGTCGGGGGCGGGGCCGTTCAAAACCCGCA
It encodes the following:
- the aroC gene encoding chorismate synthase; translated protein: MLRFLTAGESHGPGLTAILEGMPAGVDVSVDELREQLARRRRCYGRGARAGIENDEVMVTGGIHKGKTTGAPISVFIPNKDYPNWVNRDVPITAPRPGHADLAGAVKYGFADCRPVAERASARETAARVVCAYFARKLLDLSMVHVVSWVTSIGGVEASLPSAQARMTDPSIALVLARSAESSPLRCPDPAASTGMAQAIDQARDSGDSLGGVFEVAALNVPPGLGSYVHWDRRLDARLAAAVMSIGSVKAVEIGEGFALAQLRGSATHDHIVRDPESGAEGAVQNAFLPHYLRRSSNRAGGIEGGVTNGEPVFVRAAVKPVPTLQEPLPSVDLQTGQCRPAHRERSDVCIVGSAAVVAEAMIALVIADAWLERFGGDVIRADDLPQTDSRAVDRS